The genomic segment TTTCACCTTAATTATTGGACTTTATCGTTTATTTTTCTCCCAAAAATCAATGCGTTTTTATTTTAGTTTCTTCgattttattatttctattatttttgtaatttattCATCCAATTCGTTCATTCATTAATTCATTAATTCATTACTTAATTTGTTTATTCATTTATATTTATAGAAAGGTTTTCTTATCGGATTAGCATATCTTAGGACTTTACGAGTTAACCTTCGTCTTTTGAACATGTCATCtgttaaaaattcttcttgtaTTGGTAACAGCAGACCTCGTTCGAATGCCCACTTCTCCGCATCGTAGTCAACTTCCCATTGtgaattttcatcaaaggACCATGTCTTGGGCGGCAAAACTTCACTCAAACTATCCACTCCAGGTGGTGGCTTCTGTAATTTCCTAAACTTATCTGATGAATCAAATACTTGGCtagaaattttgaaaaattcccaATGTCTTGGAGTTATTCCTTGTTcataaatttcaaaaatttctacAAACCTAACTTCTGGAGGTTCATCTAAAATGACATCGTATTTCTCTGAATCTCGAATGGTCCTCTTACTGTGATGAACTGGATTGGTATTAATGTGTTTTTTAATCCTTGGTAAAGTTTTGGGGTGAATAACGAGCATACCAAACCATAATGCAAAACTAATAACTAAACTCCAATTAATGTATGGTGATACTAAACCTAAAATGCAAAATCCAATAAAATATGCCAAAAATACGAGCGTTGAAAAcctttcatctttaaaaccTGCAGTTCCATActtaaatttttccaaagaactTAAGAATGATAAAAGAGATGTAGTCGCATTTTGGAAATCTCGAATATTAGCAACGAGTTCTGCCCCATTATTAACGTTTTCATCTTTTAGAGAATCAGAATTTGTCCTATACAGATCAAAACTATAGGGAGGTTGTGAACTCTTAGGAATACCACCATTTGCCAATTCTCTGAGCAACGATTTACCATTCGCTCTTCTTATTGGATATAACGTTCTTCTTAGCGGATGTCTTCTCATGTAACCAGGTACCATCATTGCATACATGATATAAAGCAAGGGGAACACAAGGAAGCACATTGGATTAAAACAAATCATCGTCAATAGAATTAGCATGGTTATCGTACCAGACGGATTTCTCCATGTGAGTAATCTGACGATTGTATCCTGAGTTTCAAACATTCCTCCCGTCTTGGCGCTaagatctttcaaattttgagtCAGCTTCGTAGCAGACACAGTTTGATATCCAagtttttcatcttcagaattaGACTGGAAAAGACGCTCTCTCTCTGGTAATCTTTCAGGTACCATTTTAGCAATCAATTTCTCCACAAAAATGTCTATAAAATGTTGCCTCGTCTTTGCTTCTACCTTGCTAGCCTCTTGATCCTGATCTTGATCTGTTTCAATATATGAATTAGGTGACTCACTATGGATTTCTTGTTTAAAATTCTcatctttccaaaattcaTCTGAACTCTCTGTAgccttttccaaagttaGATCCTCTTTATCTTTATTGggtttcaatttctccaGGGAAGCGTTGAACAGTGAACTAGCCACACCATGAACCACTTCTAGATTGGGCAAACCACTTGCTCTTTTCGAATCACCGTTTACCAATGTTGCTACAGCTGCAGTAGTATCAGCAACCATCAACGAATCCAATACTTTTTCATATCTCTTGGTAAAATATGTCTTCATAATCTCTCGTTTCCTGGGTGCACTCATCTTTTACTAAAGTAAAGCTCTCCTAACAGCTTACACAAATATCTCAAGCCCTATTCTTTTCGATCTGGATTgttaattctttaaattcaaagTATATTCCAAGACTGTATTTTTTTACCTTGTTCTAGTATCCTTATATTCAGCCGTTCGCTAtcaaggtgaaaaaaatgaagagTAAACACTATACAAAGGCTACCACTACTTATATTTCGTCATATCTAGGTTTAACTATTGCAAATGGACTaagaaaattcatctgATCAGTTTTTCACGGCAATCTCCTTCAATTCCCTCCACATATTCGATAATATCTGAACCATAGAGCCCACTTTCTTGGGCTTCGTTAATTACATCTCCTCTGTCGTTCCAAAGCTCATAAAACCTTATGGTTTCATCATTAGTGGCTACGCAGATTGATGTCATCGCTGGCGAAGAAACAGCGCTCAAAACTCTTAATGGGCTTGAGGTACGTACTTGTGTCAATGGAGTTAATTGTGGATAGGAATAAAGCGTAATTAAAATCGGATCATCAATATcaccaaatccaaaagTTGCTACAATTTGTTTATACCTAGTAGACCAAATGAGTGAAGTGACTTGACCTGAAGTTTGAATCTCATTTAAAAGGATTCCCGTGGATGTATGCCAAAATTTAATGGTTCTATCTTTACTTCCACCACCTGTCGCCAATAGAGATTTCGACCAGGGACAAAAGGCAAGCGCTTTAACAGCTGCCTTATGTGGGAGGATGAATTTTAATTTTGGATGTTGGATTGAGGAAATATCCCAAAGTGTACAAGTGTTGTCATTACCGCCCACAGCTAAAAGGTCACTATCTTCATTCATCGAGATGCCTAATTTAAATTAGAGTTAGtacattgaaaaaaaaaaaaaaatcaaatatTGAAACGAGTATTACTGTCTTCACGTACCGCAAACCTGTTGAGCGTGGGCTTGAAATTTAGCTAAACATTCTAACGACCAGGACTGTGgaattaaattttcattatcataGATTTCAGGATCAAATCCGAGCGAATTCTTCCTCCGTTTAACAATTAAATGGCTTATATCACCACATTCTTCACCAATTAATAGtttatcttcaaaagatttggtaTACCACTGAACGCAACTTATCCCTCTCAATGTCATAGATTGGTATTCAAACAGAGGTTTAGGGGTTATTCCGGCATGCCTATAGCTCTCCACACATATTTCTTGATCATATAACAACAATCTACCTTGTTTAGTACCAACCACAAACAGCATGTTTTTGGGATTGAATGAAACACATGTAACCACATCTCTTTTACTGTTCAAGTAATCATGACCTAGAATGGGGATAGCACCTTGAGAATCTGACCAGATATAAACTGAACAGCCAAGACCCACAATTACGTTATCAGTAGTCTTGGACCATGAGActagatttgaataaaaatcATTACGAAGACATGGTGCATCTAATACACGATAGGGGATATAAGATTTAATCCTTTTGGAGGGTCTCTTCGAAGGATCATCTTTAACAAACGAATGACTTTGATTCATCTTGGAAAAAGCAGATGTGGCCAAATACACCATTGCCCTTCCTGGGGGCAGGGCGGTTAGCAATGGATCTACTGCCAAGTAGTGATTTGAACCAAATCCATGAAAACTTTCACTAGAAATACTATCTTCACTAGTTTCCATCGAAGTATTCGGTGTGTTAAACATCAATACCCGCTGAGGCGACTGGAACCCCAAAGAATCCGCAATGAACTCTCTGTGCCTTCTCTGCTCGTATTGCAATCGAGGCTGCACATGTTCACGCGTAGcagaatcttcatcttgacCAGATGTGGTTGGTAGCGTTCCTCTATTTATTGATTCATAATGGCCAGTATTTCTTAGATCTGTAAAAAATTCCGGTGATGATAACCTTTCAGGGGAAGAGCTCCTGTCTAATAATTCCGATTCTCTCAAGTTGAACTTTTTTAACGAAGGTGATGCTCTATAAGCTCTCTGAGATGTCTTTTGAGGAATAAACCTATCGGGAGCACCATTGCCGCCCAACTTTTTACGTGGAAtcagtttcaattttttaaattcgTTCCCCGAACCATTACCAGTTGTTGAGGGTCTCTTTGAATGATGCATTAGCAGATATTTTAAGCTTTTCTTACTTTTTGGCAATATGAATAGCGATTGGTTTAAGATTGATTAATATTGTGTCGTTCTTAGGGCGAAATAGGCCTTTACGGTGACAGTAGTAATATTATTCAAAATAATATAAAAGATACAGCGGAAGTAAGCAAGCAAATTGTATCTAGCAATTTAgcttaattttttcaattgattctcaatagttttaaaaatttagaaaCTAATAATATGGAacttttgaatattttatATGTTTACATATTACTATTTCACAAATCTTTTTAGTGACAGCGACAGAAGAAAACGACagcagaaaaaaaaagtaaataaataaaaaaaataaaaaaataaaaaataaaatagGCAAAATTATAGAAATTATGAGCAATAGCTCTACCGAATTTGTGCCCTATTTATTATCGTATTTattaaattgaaattcCGTGGTATCAAAAAATACACAGGCTATTAGGAGCCGTAACTGCCCCACAGCTAGATCCAGAACTCATTCAGCAAAAATAATGGAAATAATCTACTGGAAAATAAACTAAATAATATTCGAAGTATTATATAATAATCTATCCCTTGAATTGAGTTCGTATCTATCTTCCCCCAGGATATTCAACACGTGATGGTCTTCATGTGACAATGGCAAGGGTATTAAGATCTGCCATATCGATCTAACGTTAAACATACATACAATAATACATAAATAAAGGGGGAGAGAGTGTAAAAATATGAATGTGAGGCATGCAATCGTAGAAGATTCTACTCAGAAACCTCCTAAATTCCTACACGTTTCATTTAACCAAGACGATTCATGTTTTAGCACAGCTACAGAAGATGGGTTTTTAATCTATAACACTGATCCACTATCATGTAAGTtgacaaaaaaatttgagaatCCAAATGATTCTAAAAAGAAtggtgcaggtggtggtattggATTCACTAGAATGCTCTACCGTACAAATTATACTGCATTAGTTGGGGGTGGTAAGAGGCCGAAATACTcattgaacaaattgatcaTTTGGGATGATTTACAACAGAGAGAAAGCGTGGTTCTGAAATTTATGTCACCTGTAAAACAAGTTTTCCTATCAAGAATTCATATCGTGGTTGTACTAGACGGTAGCGTGGAAGtgttccaatttcaacCAAGTCCTAAAAGAATTTGTCCCTCtttagaaatttcaccacAGGGCCCAGTTGACTTTGTTGTGGGATCGCTGTTGCATAGGAAACTTTCACAGGAATCTTCAGAACCAGCTCTGGTGAATGATTCTGCTTCGCAGGGAGTTAATGGTATGCTTGCGTTCCCTTCAGCAAGAAGTACGGGTCAGGTTCACATTGCAGATTTGAGCAGATTAAAACATAACGATCAAAATCCTGATGGTACTCAATTGTTACCGACATCAATTATAAAGGCGCATAAGACCCCGGTAAGATTTTTAAGACTTAATCACCAAGGTACAATGGTTGCTACATGTTCAGTGCAGGGAACTTTGATCCGACTCTTTAGTACTCATAACGGTTCATTGATTAAGGAGTTTAGAAGAGGTTTAGATAGAGCTGACATTTATGATATGGCATTTAGTCCCAAGGGAACGAGATTAGCTGTGGTTTCTGATAAACAAACCTTACacgttttccaaatttccATCAAGGAAACTCATGTCAGTTCAAATGCCaaggatgaatttaataaaaataaaatgcaTGCCTTGAAAAATGTTGTACCTGCAAGTTGGAAACCGAAGTATTTGGATTCGGTTTGGTCAATGTGTAGTGtgcatttgaaaaatccaacGGTGAGACGCAGTGGGTTAGATGCACAATTCCCACAAGATCGTTGTAAAATTGGCTGGTGTAGAGATAGTGGAGATcacaataataatgattttgatgaagaagatagCATCGTCTTAGTCTGGAAAAATGCAGGCATTTGGGAAAAATATGTTATTTTGGAGAAAGAACAACAGCATCAACAACAGGTTTTTTCGGCTCAAGAAACTTTAAGAAGTGATGGCAATAAAAGTAACAAACCTCAGTGGGAATTAGTTAGGGAATCGTGGAGAGAgctttaattttattttttttttgttatgTACAGGATAATAGAGAATAGACGCAACTTACCCTTTCAATTGATGTATGAGTAGCTTTCTGGGCAAATCATCTAGTTTACAACCGTGTAGATTTCGTCTAAACTTCGTACAGTCCTGGGCCTCATTAAAAGCCACATAGTAAAGCGTACGGCCAGTAGTATGATCCCAATACAACTTGAAACAGTGCTTGATATCGTAAAACCAAAATCTATCCATCACATGAATCGGTTTAGTCTCTAGGGGTAAATCCCATATAAGCgcagatttttcttcaaaaggttgTGCAATTTGTGtcaaatcttgtaaatctaTATCACCAATCGGTTCccttttcctctttatCATATCAAAATAAGTTTCTGATGAATCGTATGCCGCCAATAGATTATGCACATAATTCATATAGTTAATACCAATCATATCACCCATTCGTAGCGGAGTAAATTTAACTCTAACATGATTAATTCTACTGGAGCTAGTGTTCTGCATATATTTCACCATAGAATCATGGTTTTCAAATAGAAGAACGTATTGATCTTTAAACTGAAAGAATTTTGGATCTCGACATTTGATAAGTTCAAAATCTGTGCCGTTTATTGGTTTTGAATTAAAGAGGACATTCGgttctaaatttttgaaatcatccCTTGTCAGTGATGGATTATAACTTCTATATTTTAATGCTGTAGATTTTATCACATCGGGTCTCCATATCGATGCAGAACTCTTTTCGTTCCACGAATTTGCTATACCCAATATCTTACCCTCTTTCAAATGGGATAGTACCCGTTTCAAAGCATCCTTGGAAGCCATGACGACCTAATGTCCTGGAATTCCCTATTAATCCCTCTATCATCTAGATATGTAGACGCTCATATGACTACAGAAGAAAGTGCTCTTgttaaaatttcatgttACCCGCACAGAACTCAAGTAGTATATAAAGCCCAGGAATCGGTAAACTTGtttaaaaatatttgcCACTTCTTGTTTAAAGAAACCAAGCTCAGAGATGGAGATCAGCGTCAAGAAGGGCTCTTCGGAACCCAACTTATAACGAATATGGTTCTTGCCTTTTACCAGAACCATCCGGGCGTTGTCTCACACAGGTAATGCTGCATCTCTGGCTTCATTATATTTTTTGGAACCTTTCTATCCAAAGATCCAGTTTTTAATCATAAACTGGTctttgaaaccattgaaatctttaaatctCATGAGTTCATGGATTGGCTTCAATGGTAGTTCAAAATAACAAATCTTTTTTGCATAACATTATAATgtaaaataaataaatgATGTCCATTCAATGGACTGTTGATTGTCTATGGTTGAAATAAAAGTAGTCATTTATGAATCCTTCGAGGACCTTCATGTTTTAGAGATGTCTAGGCATCTAGAACACAACCTTGAGAGGCGTTAGAAACCAATTTGGCGTACTTGGAAAGAGTACCTCTGGTGTAACGTGGAGCTGGTGGAGTCCACTTAGCTTTACGCTCAGCAAGTTCCTTTTCGTCCACCAGTAGATCaatcttgttgttgttggaatcgatgatgatttcatcaccatctttCACCAGACCGATAGGACCACCTTCAGCAGCTTCAGGCACGACGTGACCGATCAAGAAACCGTGAGAACCACCACTGAATCTACCATCAGTTAACATGGCAACATCTTTACCTAGACCGTAACCCATCAAAGCAGAAGATGGTTTCAACATTTCTGGCATACCTGGAGCACCCTTTGGACCTTCATACCTAATCACTGCGACAGTTTTTTCACCCTTTTTGATTTCACCTCTCTCCAATGCATGGATaaatgcttcttcttcttcgaaaACCTTAGCCTTACCCTTGAAATAGGTACCTTCTTTACCGGTAATCTTACCGACAGAACCACCAGGAGCTAGAGAACCGTAAAGAATTTGTAAGTGACCGTTAGGGTTAATTGGTTGTGAAATTGGTTTGATTAGTTCCTGTCCTTCAGACAATGGAACAGCCTTGGCGGCACGCTCAGCCAAAGTCTCACCAGTAACGGTTAATGTGTCACCATGCATGAAACCGTTGTCGTAAAGGAACTTGATAACAGCTTGGGTACCACCAACCTTAATCAAATCAGCCATCACGTATTTACCAGAAGGTTTAAAGTCACCAAGTAATGGAGTCTTATCACtaattctttggaaatcATCAGGTGTAAGCTTGACACCGGCAGAATGAGCAATGGCCACCAAGTGTAAGACAGCATTTGTAGAACCACCAACTGCAATCACATAAGTGATAGCATTTTCAAATGCCTGCTTAGTGAAAATGTCACGAGGCAAGATGTTAAGTTCCATCGTCTTCTTGATAGCTTCACCAATAGAATCACATTCGTTCAATTTGTCCTTTGAAGTTGCTGGGAATGCAGAAGAGTTTGGTAAAGTGATACCAAGGACTTCAGCAGCTGAAGCCATAGTGTTAGCAGTATACATACCACCACAAGAACCAGGTCCTGGACAAGCATGAGAGACGACATCGGCTCTTTCCCCTTCAGTAATTTGATTGGAGATAAATTGACCATATGATTGGAATGCGGCGACTAGATCGATTTTGTTTGGCAATTTTGCGGATCCACAGGTAGGCGATCCTGGTAGAATCGTACCACCATAAACCATGATGGAAGGTCTATTGTGTCTACCCATAGCCATCATAACACCTGGCATGTTTTTATCACaagaaggaattgaaatgTTTGCATCATAATGTTGAGCCATCATTTgagtttcaaaagaatctgCAATAATTTCTCTACTCTGTAAAGAATAACGCATACCCTTGGTACCCATAGAGATACCGTCAGAGACACCAATAGCGTTAAATTGCATAGCTTTCAAACCCGCCTTATTAATTGCTTCCGAGCATCTGTTATTCAAATCTAACAAATGCATATTACATGGGTTACCAGACCACCAAAGTGACCCAACACCAACTTGACCCTTTTTCAAGTCGTCTTGTTTAAAACCAGTGGCATAAAGCATAGCCTGTGAACCACCTTGATCCTTTGGTTCCGTAACAACGTATGAATActtgttcaatttcttACCCACATTTTTAGTGGTGGAGAAACACCTTGCAGATCTTATCAACAACCCCATTATTGGTACAACTATTGATTAGACTGGGAACAATAGTGACTAAGCTTGTTATAAAGAGATGAGCTCCTCTgatatacatatatatttttttcatcagtCTTTTTCATCAGTCAACTGTCAACctttaaaaagaaaaaagaaaaaagaaaaaaaaaaacaaacaaactAGGGCGGTTCAGGCGTAAATCACCTAATTTTGACCGTTAGCGGCTGATCACGTGCCAATCACATAAGACTCAAGCATCCGTACACCCTCAAGACTTCGCATGATTGAGATTGGTGTCACCATTGTTTATCTACTATATAGCATCCCAAAGCCGATTAAAGCGTTTAACTCACCATAAAACCAAACATGCTTCTCCCCATATTATCTTCTCAATGGCTGGCCGGAGAGACCGGCTCTTCTGCTGGCTCATTCGCGTTGATGCTGGCCgtttttatcaatttcttcgAGGAATCCTAAGACACGAAAATTGAAGAACTCCGACCGCCAAGAAAAGGGCGCACAAATACCCACGGAAAAACTTTTCGCGTTCGTGTCTTGTTGTTTTCTTAATcagaaggaaaaattctGGTCGTGCTGGGCTCTCTGTTTACGTCCTTCTCTACAGTAACGCAGCTTCCTTGACTTACCAGTAGAGTAAGATCTATTGATTGACTACCTTCACGAATATTTGAACGCAAAGTCAATCTACTGAATATCGCGTCTTTTAATCAATGCATTGGGAGATATAGAAATAGGATTAACCATCCACTCTTTCGCtgtttatttttttttcctctgcTTGTTTGCTTCTTGTCATTTTTGATATATAGACTGGTCATTCTCGTTAAGGACCCTAGCTATTCTTTCCAATCGCAGATTGAATGTTTGGACAGTAGGTTTCGTTAAAAGGTGCTGAAAGGAATTTAAGTGAGAACTTGGCGGTAAGaataattcaattcatcacctcttttcaaaagactCTCGAAGTAATTTATATTTCCAGATATTAAATGAGAATGATGGATGCCAATGCGTTAAAAGTGGCATCCACTGTACCGGAGTCTTCTCAAGATCCGTTGTATTTGAGTACGGATGGGTTGGTAAAAAGGATTAGCAGTGGTCAACTAAGTAGTGATGAAGGCAGTAACACAAGTGGTGGGGGAAGTGATGATAGTAACAGTAGTAGTGGGGGAAGTGATgatagtagtagtggtgGAAGTGACAGCGATGATAGTACTGTCCACAAGAGTAAAAACGACCATACAGTTGGCGTTGCAGTCGGTGTAGCAGTTGGTGTTCCGGTTTTTCTTGTCCTCGTTCTTCTTGGTATACTAATTTGGATACTATACCGTAGAAACAAGAGGGAAGCAAAGAATGACCATGATCCTGATTTTACTGGTGATATTGAAGATCTAAGCAATCTAAATCAATTATACGACGATTCTCATTCATCGAGCGCAGCTGATGAAGTCAAGGAGATGGATGATTCTGATTCTTATCTGCCTCCTAGAGTCAAGCAAAGGATGACAAGACAGAGAATTCAAAGTGTTGATCCTTTCCGAATTCCTGAAAGAAACGATACCACTACTATCAGAGAATTTGGTAGACAGCACGATGACGCATATGGTCCTTACAAGATCGCCGCtaacaataacaatttGAGCTCGTACGAATTGTCATATCCAAGAGGTGGTCATCATTCCTACACATTCAACGCATTAACATCAAAGGAACA from the Zygosaccharomyces rouxii strain CBS732 chromosome B complete sequence genome contains:
- the PEX28 gene encoding Pex28p (similar to uniprot|P38848 Saccharomyces cerevisiae YHR150W PEX28 Peroxisomal integral membrane protein involved in regulation of peroxisome size and number genetic interactions suggest that Pex28p and Pex29p act at steps upstream of those mediated by Pex30p Pex31p and Pex32p) — its product is MSAPRKREIMKTYFTKRYEKVLDSLMVADTTAAVATLVNGDSKRASGLPNLEVVHGVASSLFNASLEKLKPNKDKEDLTLEKATESSDEFWKDENFKQEIHSESPNSYIETDQDQDQEASKVEAKTRQHFIDIFVEKLIAKMVPERLPERERLFQSNSEDEKLGYQTVSATKLTQNLKDLSAKTGGMFETQDTIVRLLTWRNPSGTITMLILLTMICFNPMCFLVFPLLYIMYAMMVPGYMRRHPLRRTLYPIRRANGKSLLRELANGGIPKSSQPPYSFDLYRTNSDSLKDENVNNGAELVANIRDFQNATTSLLSFLSSLEKFKYGTAGFKDERFSTLVFLAYFIGFCILGLVSPYINWSLVISFALWFGMLVIHPKTLPRIKKHINTNPVHHSKRTIRDSEKYDVILDEPPEVRFVEIFEIYEQGITPRHWEFFKISSQVFDSSDKFRKLQKPPPGVDSLSEVLPPKTWSFDENSQWEVDYDAEKWAFERGLLLPIQEEFLTDDMFKRRRLTRKVLRYANPIRKPFYKYK
- the PET54 gene encoding Pet54p (similar to uniprot|P10834 Saccharomyces cerevisiae YGR222W PET54 Protein required for splicing of the COX1 intron AI5 beta also specifically required together with Pet122p and Pet494p for translation of the COX3 mRNA located in the mitochondrial inner membrane), with translation MASKDALKRVLSHLKEGKILGIANSWNEKSSASIWRPDVIKSTALKYRSYNPSLTRDDFKNLEPNVLFNSKPINGTDFELIKCRDPKFFQFKDQYVLLFENHDSMVKYMQNTSSSRINHVRVKFTPLRMGDMIGINYMNYVHNLLAAYDSSETYFDMIKRKREPIGDIDLQDLTQIAQPFEEKSALIWDLPLETKPIHVMDRFWFYDIKHCFKLYWDHTTGRTLYYVAFNEAQDCTKFRRNLHGCKLDDLPRKLLIHQLKG
- the AMA1 gene encoding Ama1p (weakly similar to uniprot|P50082 Saccharomyces cerevisiae YGR225W AMA1 Required for sporulation highly induced during sporulation activator of meiotic anaphase promoting complex Required for sporulation highly induced during sporulation): MHHSKRPSTTGNGSGNEFKKLKLIPRKKLGGNGAPDRFIPQKTSQRAYRASPSLKKFNLRESELLDRSSSPERLSSPEFFTDLRNTGHYESINRGTLPTTSGQDEDSATREHVQPRLQYEQRRHREFIADSLGFQSPQRVLMFNTPNTSMETSEDSISSESFHGFGSNHYLAVDPLLTALPPGRAMVYLATSAFSKMNQSHSFVKDDPSKRPSKRIKSYIPYRVLDAPCLRNDFYSNLVSWSKTTDNVIVGLGCSVYIWSDSQGAIPILGHDYLNSKRDVVTCVSFNPKNMLFVVGTKQGRLLLYDQEICVESYRHAGITPKPLFEYQSMTLRGISCVQWYTKSFEDKLLIGEECGDISHLIVKRRKNSLGFDPEIYDNENLIPQSWSLECLAKFQAHAQQVCGISMNEDSDLLAVGGNDNTCTLWDISSIQHPKLKFILPHKAAVKALAFCPWSKSLLATGGGSKDRTIKFWHTSTGILLNEIQTSGQVTSLIWSTRYKQIVATFGFGDIDDPILITLYSYPQLTPLTQVRTSSPLRVLSAVSSPAMTSICVATNDETIRFYELWNDRGDVINEAQESGLYGSDIIEYVEGIEGDCREKLIR
- a CDS encoding dihydroxy-acid dehydratase (highly similar to uniprot|P39522 Saccharomyces cerevisiae YJR016C ILV3 Dihydroxyacid dehydratase catalyzes third step in the common pathway leading to biosynthesis of branched-chain amino acids); translation: MGLLIRSARCFSTTKNVGKKLNKYSYVVTEPKDQGGSQAMLYATGFKQDDLKKGQVGVGSLWWSGNPCNMHLLDLNNRCSEAINKAGLKAMQFNAIGVSDGISMGTKGMRYSLQSREIIADSFETQMMAQHYDANISIPSCDKNMPGVMMAMGRHNRPSIMVYGGTILPGSPTCGSAKLPNKIDLVAAFQSYGQFISNQITEGERADVVSHACPGPGSCGGMYTANTMASAAEVLGITLPNSSAFPATSKDKLNECDSIGEAIKKTMELNILPRDIFTKQAFENAITYVIAVGGSTNAVLHLVAIAHSAGVKLTPDDFQRISDKTPLLGDFKPSGKYVMADLIKVGGTQAVIKFLYDNGFMHGDTLTVTGETLAERAAKAVPLSEGQELIKPISQPINPNGHLQILYGSLAPGGSVGKITGKEGTYFKGKAKVFEEEEAFIHALERGEIKKGEKTVAVIRYEGPKGAPGMPEMLKPSSALMGYGLGKDVAMLTDGRFSGGSHGFLIGHVVPEAAEGGPIGLVKDGDEIIIDSNNNKIDLLVDEKELAERKAKWTPPAPRYTRGTLSKYAKLVSNASQGCVLDA
- the HSV2 gene encoding phosphatidylinositol-3,5-bisphosphate binding protein HSV2 (similar to uniprot|P50079 Saccharomyces cerevisiae YGR223C HSV2 Phosphatidylinositol 3 5-bisphosphate-binding protein predicted to fold as a seven-bladed beta-propeller displays punctate cytoplasmic localization), giving the protein MNVRHAIVEDSTQKPPKFLHVSFNQDDSCFSTATEDGFLIYNTDPLSCKLTKKFENPNDSKKNGAGGGIGFTRMLYRTNYTALVGGGKRPKYSLNKLIIWDDLQQRESVVLKFMSPVKQVFLSRIHIVVVLDGSVEVFQFQPSPKRICPSLEISPQGPVDFVVGSLLHRKLSQESSEPALVNDSASQGVNGMLAFPSARSTGQVHIADLSRLKHNDQNPDGTQLLPTSIIKAHKTPVRFLRLNHQGTMVATCSVQGTLIRLFSTHNGSLIKEFRRGLDRADIYDMAFSPKGTRLAVVSDKQTLHVFQISIKETHVSSNAKDEFNKNKMHALKNVVPASWKPKYLDSVWSMCSVHLKNPTVRRSGLDAQFPQDRCKIGWCRDSGDHNNNDFDEEDSIVLVWKNAGIWEKYVILEKEQQHQQQVFSAQETLRSDGNKSNKPQWELVRESWREL